The Pseudomonas fluorescens genome segment TCCAACGGCTTCAGCAACTTCAAGGCGAAAAACTCCTGGGGTCTGGCCTGGCAGGTCGGCGCCGACTACATGCTGACCGACAACATCATGCTCAACGCCCAGGTGCGCTACATCGACATCGACACCCGCGCCACCGTCGAGAACAACGCCGTGGCCCCGGGCACTCGCGCAAAAGTGAACGTCGACGTCGATCCATTTGTGTACATGGTCGGTCTGGGCTACAAGTTCTAAGCGAGCAATCAAAGAACGTTCACGTGGTGGTGAATGAGGCTTGGTGGCGGGCTGACTCAGAACTGACGGCGATGTTACGCCATCGACCGGGGAGCAAGCTCCCTCGCTACAGGAAACCGGTTTGAAACCCGATTTCCGGCCGTGAAAAAGGCGCCTGTCAAAGGCGCCTTTTTCATGTCTGCGAGAAGCTCAGCGGCCGAGCAGACGTGCCAGGCCAACGCTCATCGGCGTTGGCGTCGGGCACTTGAAGCGCTCGAGCAAGCGACCGTTGTTCGCCCGCGAATGACGGATGTCACCGGAACGCGCCGGGCCATAACTGACCGGCGGCAGCTCACCGACCACCGCTTCCAGCGCGGCCAGCATCTGCTTGAGGTTGGTCGCCTGATTCCAGCCGACGTTCACCGCACCGACATCCACTTGCGGCTTTTCCAGAGCCTGCACCAGCACATCGACCAGGTCTTCGACGTACATGAAGTCCCGGGTCTGCTCGCCATCGCCGAACACGGTGATCGGCAAACCTTTCTGCGCGCGTTCGCTGAAGATGCTGATCACGCCGGAGTATGGCGAGGACGGATCCTGACGCGGGCCGAAAATGTTGAAGAAGCGGAAGATCGCCGGTTCCAGACCATGCTGGCGACGGTAGAAATCGAAGTAATGTTCGCCCGCCAGCTTGTCCGAGGCGTACGGTGTCAACGGCGCCTTCGGCGTGTCCTCGTCGATCGACTCGCCCTCGCCATTGTTGCCGTAGACCGCTGCGCTGGAAGCGAACAGCACACGCTTCACGCCGGCCTCGCGCATGGCTTCGCAAACGTTGAGCGTACCGATGAAGTTGCTCTGGTGAGTTTTCACCGGATCATCCACCGACGCCTGCACCGAGGCCACGGCGGCCAGGTGCGCGACTGCGCTGCAACCTTGCATCGCACGGGCGACCAAAGCGGCATCGGCGACATCACCGACGATCAGTTCGACCTCGGGATTGTCCAGCGGCAGGTTGCTGCGTTTGCCGGTCGACAGGTCATCGAGGATCCGTACCGAATGGCCGTTGGCGAGCAACGCGTCAGTCAGGTGCGAACCGATGAAGCCGGCGCCGCCAGTGATTAAAACAGGGCCTTCAGCCATGACGATAAAACCTATCCAGTAAGCCCGGGAGTGCGGCACGCCAGGCGCGCGGCTTGATCCCGAAAGTGTGCAGAATCTTCTTGCAGGCCAGCACCGCGTGTTGCGGTTCTTCGGCGGCATCCTCACGCGCGGCGTGAGCCTGGGCGGTCGGTTCTTCGATCGCCAGCGGATGCAGGCTGCGAGCCTCTGAGAGAATCGCCTGCCCCAGCGCCAGCGGCGTGGTCGCCTCATGGCCGGCGTAGTGGTAAGTGCCCCACAGCGGCGCGGCGCAATCGAGTTGTTTGAGTACCGAGATGATCACCCGGGCCGCATCGTCGACCGGGGTCGGATTGCCGCGACGGTCGTCGGCCAGCAGCAATTCGTCCGGCTTTTCAGCACGAGCGAGGAAGCGGCCGAGGATGCCTTCCGGGCTGTCGTCCAACAACCAGCCGAAACGCAGCAGCACGTGTTGCGGACAAGTGGCCCGCACGCTCTGCTCGATCCGCCACAGCGCCTGACCACGCAGGCCCAGCGGCACCGGTTCATCCTTTTCGCTGTAGGCGGTGGCGCGGGAACCGTCGAATACCCGGTAGCTGGAGGGCTGGACCAGCACGATATTGTGGTGCTGGCACAGTTCGGCCAGACGCTCGATGGCGCGTTCTTGACCCGACAGACGGCTTTCACTGACGGTCTCAGCCTGGAACCAGTCGAAATAGTAGGCAAGGTTGATCAACGCATCGGGACGAGTGTCGTCGAGCAGTTGAGTCAGGCTCGCGGCATCCCAGCCGTCTTCGGGAGGGCGGGGGGCGAGGAAACCGATGTCTTCCTCCGCACCGAGGCGAATCAGCGCCTGCCCAAGGGCATTTCCGCCGCCCAGTAACATAAGGCGCATTCGCATAGAGTCAGCAGGCCCAGTCTGATTGGAACGATGGCTTTGGCGACGATGTTTGGTACAGCGTCGTCGATAATTGCCGGAATCGTTGCATTTTGCGGGTTTAGTGCGCAACCGTCACCCGTAAAGTGTAGATCTCCAGCGGTACTTGCAACTTCGCCCGCCCACCCGCATAACTGCAGACATGAATCTGCCCATCCCCAAGGACGCGGCGCTGGCAGGCTTTCACCCCGCCGTCAGCGCCTGGTTCAGCCGCACATTTGCGACGGTCACCGCCGCCCAGGCCCGCGCATGGCCGTTGATCCGCCAGCGCCGTTCGACGCTGATCGCCGCACCCACCGGCTCCGGCAAGACCCTTACCGCGTTCCTCGCGGTGCTCGACGAACTGGTCCACCGCGGCCTGGAAACGCCTGACGGCCTGCCGGACGAAACCCTGGTGGTCTACGTTTCGCCGCTCAAGGCGCTGTCCAACGACATCCGCATCAACCTGCAGAATCCGCTGGCGGGAATCACCGAACAGTTACGCCAAATGGATCTGCCGGCGCTGGAAATCACCACCGCCGTGCGTACCGGCGACACCCCGCAAAAAGACCGCGCCGCCATGCGCAAGAGCGCGCCACACATTCTGGTGACGACTCCGGAATCGCTCTACGTGCTGCTCGGTTCCGAATCCGGCCGCAAGATGCTCGGCACCACGCGTACTGTCATCGTCGATGAAATACACGCCATCGCTGCCGGCAAGCGTGGCAGCCACCTGGCCTTGAGTCTCGAACGCTTGCAGGCGTTGTGCACCGAACCGCTGACCCGCATCGGCCTGTCGGCCACGCAAAAACCGATCGATGCGGTCGCACGGTTTCTGGTCGGCCATGAGCGCCCCTGCGAGATCATCGACATCGGTCACGCGCGCCCACGGGATCTGGGCATCGAAGTACCGCCGGTGCCGTTGTCCGCCGTAATGGCCAATGACGTCTGGGAACTGGTCTACGACCGTCTCGCCACGCTGGCCCGTGAACACCGCACCACGCTGATTTTCGTCAACACCCGACGCCTGGCCGAACGCCTGAGCCGACATCTGAGCGAACGCCTTGGCAAACATGCCGTGGCGGCGCACCACGGCAGTCTGGCCAAGGAGTTTCGCCTCGACGCCGAGCAACGGCTCAAGCGCGGCGAGCTGCAAGTGCTGATCGCCACCGCGTCGCTGGAATTGGGGATCGATATCGGCGAAGTCGACCTCGTGTGTCAGATCGCTTCGCCGCGCTCGATTGCCGGTTTTCTGCAACGGGTCGGCCGCTCGGGACACCAGGTCGGCGGTACGCCCAAGGGGCGCCTGTTCGCCACCACCCGCGACGACCTGATCGAATGCGCCGCGCTGCTCGACTGCGTGCGCCGGGGTGAACTCGATACGCTGCACATCCCCCAAGCGCCGCTGGACGTGCTGGCGCAACAGATCATCGCCGAGGTCAGTTGCCAGGAATGGGGCGAGGACGATTTGCTCGCACTGTTCCGCCGGGCCGAGCCCTACGCCCGCCTCGACGAAAAACATTATCAGGCGCTGCTGGGCATGCTCGCCGAGGGTTACAACGGCCGTCAGGGCATCCGCAGCGCCTACCTGCACCGCGACGCGGTGAGCCGAACCCTGCGTGGGCGGCGCGGTGCGCGGCTGACAGCGGTCACCAGTGGCGGCACCATCCCGGACAACGCCGACTACAGCGTATTGCTGGAACCCCAAAGCCTGAACATCGGCAGCGTCAACGAAAACTTCGCCGTGGAAAGCATTGCCGGTGATGTGTTCCAGCTCGGCAATACTTCCTACCGAATCCTGCGGGTGGAAACCGGCAAGGTGCGGGTCGAGGATGCCCAGGGCCAGCCGCCGACCATTCCGTTCTGGCTCGGCGAGGCCCCGGGGCGCAGCGATGAACTGTCGGCGGCCGTGGCTCGGCTGCACGCGCAACTCGATCAATTGCTCAGTGCCTGCCCCGGCAATCTGCAACCTGCCCTCGACTGGCTGACCGACACCCTCGGCCTGAACCTGGCCAGCGCCGAACAGCTCGTGGATTATCTGGCCCGCGCCCGCCTCGCCCTCGGCGCCCTGCCGTCCCGGGACACGCTGCTGATGGAGAGGTTTTTCGACGAGTCCGGCGGCACCCAACTGATCATCCATTCGCCGTTCGGCAGCCGCATCAACCGTGCCTGGGGTCTGGCCCTGCGCAAGCGTTTCTGTCGCACCTTCAACTTCGAATTGCAGGCCGCCGCCAGTGAAGACGCCATCGTGCTGTCGCTGTCCACCAGCCACAGTTTCGAGCTCGATGACGTCTGGCGTTATCTGCACAGCAACAGCGCCGAGCACATCCTGATTCAGGCGGTGCTGGATGCACCGCTGTTCGGTGTGCGCTGGCGCTGGAATGCCGGGGTGGCGCTGGCCCTGCCGCGTTATGCCGGCGGGCGAAAAGTCGCGCCGCAGTTGCAGCGAATGAAAAGCGAAGACCTCATCGCCAGCGTGTTTCCCGATCAGATCGCCTGCCTGGAAAATCTCGCCGGCGAACGGGAAATTCCCGAGCATCCGCTGGTGGAACAGACCCTCGACGATTGCCTGCACGAGGCGATGGACTGCGAAGGCTGGCTGCAATTGCTGCGGCGCATGGAATGCGGCGAAGTGCGGCTGATCGCTCGCGACCTGCCGGCGCCCTCGCCGCTGGCGGCGGAAATCCTCAGTGCCCGCCCCTACACCTTTCTTGACGATGCACCACTGGAAGAGCGGCGGACCCAGGCCGTGCTGAATCGCCGCTGGAGCGATCCGCAATCCACCGATGACCTCGGCGCGCTGGACGCCGACGCGATCGACGCCGTGCGCGAAGAGGCGTGGCCGACGCCGAACAGCGCCGATGAAATGCATGAAGCGCTGATGAGCCTGGCCTGCATCAGCGGCCGCGAAGTCGAGGCCAACCTGCATTGGCGCGACTGGCTGAATGCGTTGGCCGAGACCGGGCGAGCCTGCCAACTGCAAATCGATCCCGAGCATTCGCTGTGGCTGGCGCGGGAACGCCTGACCTGTCTGCAAGCGCTTTATCCACAGGCGTCTTCGGCACTGCCAGCACTGCCAGGTTTCGATGAAGCCTGGACCACCGACGATGCCTTGGTGGAAGTCATCCGCGCACGACTGAGTGCATTCGGCCCCCTGCCACTGGAGGCCATCGCACAACCGCTGTCATTGCCGCCCGCACACGTCCATCAAGCCCTCGCCCAACTGGAACGTGAAGGCTATGTGCTGCGCGGTCGGTTCACCCCGGGGCTGACGATTGAAGAATGGTGCGAACGGCATCTGCTGGCGCGAATTCACCGCTACACGGTCAAGCGCCTGCGCCGGGAAATCGAGCCGGTGGCGTTGCAGGATTTCATGCGGTTTCTGTTCGACTGGCAGCACGTGTCCCCGTCCACCCGTGGTCAGGGCAGCGCCGTGTTGCCGGCGATTATCGGTCAGTTCGAAGGCTACCCGGCAGCGGCATCGGCGTGGGACAGTGACATTCTTCCGGCCAGGCTCAAGGATTATTCGCCGAGCTGGCTGGATGATCTGTGCCGCAGTGGAAAACAGGTGTGGATGCGACTCAGCGCCCGGCAGAAAACCAGCGGAACGGCGCTTCGCAGCACACCGGTCGTATTGCTGCCACGCAGTCAGGTCGGGTTATGGAGTGCGCTGGCCGAGCAGACACCCGCCAGCGAACTGTCACCCAAGACGCACAAAGTCTTCGAGGCCCTCAGCCAGCATGGGGCGCTGTTTTTCGATGAGCTGATTCATGAAGCGCACCTGCTGCGCACCGAACTGGAAATCGCCTTGCAGGAATTGGTCGGCGCCGGTCTGGTGAATGCCGACAGCTTTGCCGGATTGCGAGCGCTGATCACCCCGGCGGGCAAGCGCCAGCAACGCAGCAGTCGACGCGGGCGCGGGGCGTTTGTCGGCGGCATGGACGATGCCGGTCGCTGGGCGCTTTTACGTCGCGGGCCGGTGGTGGAAAACCGTCAAACGCCGTCGCCCGAAGCCCTCGAACACATCGCCATGACCTTGTTGCGCCGCTATGGCGTGGTGTTCTGGCGTCTGTTGGAACGCGAAGCCGATTGGCTGCCCAGCTGGCGCGAACTGCTGCGCACGTTCCATCGGCTGGAGGCGCGCGGCGAGATTCGTGGCGGGCGGTTTGTCAGCGGTCTGGCCGGCGAGCAATTCGCCCTGCCTGAGGCGATACCGCTTCTGCGCGAAGTCCGCCGTCGCCCTCCTGACGGCAGCCTGATCGCCGTGTGCGGGGTCGATCCGCTGAACCTCGCCGGCACCCTGCTACCAGGCACGAAAGTGCCGGCGCTGGCGAGCAATCGGCTGGTGTATCGCGACGGCCTGCCGGTCGCTGCCGAGGTCGCGGGCAAGCCGCAATTCTGGGTAGAACTGGATCAGGTTTCCATGGAGCAGGTGCGCAGCAAACTGATCCGGCATTGATGTAAACCGGTCTGGCCTCTTCGTCGGATCGCCGCCCGGACCAAGCCCGCTCCCACAATGGTTTGTGGTGCGGCTGCTATTTCGGCATCACACCGAGTCCTGTGGGAGCGGGCTTGCCCGCGAAGAGGCCGGTACATGCACCACAAGAACTCCTACTGAGTCGGCGATTGCGCTGGCAACACCACCGACGAATGCGCCGCTGGCGCCTCGTCTTCCTGTCGCCTGGGCAACAAGACCTGCTGTGGATAAGTCTGCGCGAAATGCACCCACGGGCTGTTATCCACAAGCTTTTTCAAACGCTGGTTGAACGCGCGGCTCACCGCGTATTGCCCGCCCGACACCGTGCGGAATTGCGCGGTCAGCACCACGCCGTTCAGGTCCATCTTGTCCACACCGAACACGTCCAGCGGCCCCTGCAGGTTGTACTTGAGGAACGGGTCTTCGCGAATCGAATCCCCGGCCTGACGAATCAGCTCGATGGCCTTGTCGACATCGGTGTCGTAGGTGAACTGCACCGAGAAAAACGCGAACGCAAACTGCCGCGATTGGTTGGTCACGGCTTTGATCTGGCCGAACGGCACCGAGTGCACGAAGCCCTTGCCGTCACGCAGGCGCAGGGTGCGAATGGTCAGGCCTTCAACTGTCCCGGCATGCCCGGAATCGAGCACCACCCAATCACCGATCGACAGGGTGTCCTCAATGATTATGAACAGCCCGGTGATCACGTCCTGCACCAGCTGTTGCGAGCCGAAACCGATGGCCAGACCGACCACCCCGGCACCGGCCAGCAGCGGCGCGACGTTGATCCCCAGATTGGCCATGGTGGTGATCGCACAGATCACCACCAGGATGATTTTGATCGCGTTGCGCAGCAGCGGCAGGATCGTTTTCACCCGGGTGCTGGGCTGGCGCGCCGAGCGTTTGCTGACCGGCGGTTTCAGCGCTTCCTGAATCGCCGTGTCGAGCACTACCCACAACAGCCACGTCACGAGAAAGATCAGGCCGATGCTGCTCAAGGCGTTGCTGATCGCCCGGCCGACCGTGCTGCTTTGTGCGAAGTCGATCAGTGACACGCCCCAGATCCGCCCGAGGATATCGATGAACGCAATCGCGATGACGATCCGCAGCAAGGCGTGCAACAGGCTGAGAAAGCGTTCCTTGTAGGCACTGCTACGCTGGATCGCCTCGGCCCGGCGCGACTTGAACAGGTGTTGCAGCACGGTGCTGAGAAATACCGTGCCGATCAGCAACACGGTGGTGAGCAACGCGCAGCGCAGGGCTTTCTGGTTGTCCTCGCCGATACCGATCAGATTGACCGCCGAGACCAGCACCATCAGCACGATCGGCCAGTACCAGAGCCCGGAAAAAATCCGCAGCGATTCCTGCAGCGACGGTTGTTTCAGGCGTTGGGCCAGCGGGCGATTACGGATCAGGTGCGCCACCGGCCGGCGCAAACGAATCACCAGCAGACCGAAGATGATCGACGCCAGCAGACCGGTGAACACCGCGATGCTGCTGGTGATGTTGCCGCCCAGTTGCCGGGCGATCTGCGGGCTGGTCAACGCATCACTCAACGCGGCGAGAAAGCCGATCAGGAACAGCGGTTTCGGGCAGTAGTCGCGAATGATCTGCGCAGCTCGTCGCTTGTGGCCGGTGTTGAACATCACCACCACGCACAACAGCATCGACGTGGAAAATGTCCCGCTGCTGGTGGCGTAGGCAAAACACAGCGCCAGCGCCCGACCGACCGAGGCCGACAGAAAATGGCTGACGTACAGGGTCAGCGGCAGACAGATGAGCGCGGGCAGCGTGTAGGGCAACAGATAACCGAGCAGATCCTGGCTGCGCTGGCGGGTACGCAGCCAGCGGCCCTCGCGCATCCGCTTGGCCAGAACGCTGCCAAGCACCGTCAACACAGCAAAGGTGCCGAGCCACACGCCGGACAGCATCATGAAATCTCCGGCCACGCTCCACCCCGAGCGATCCGATGGCTGATTGACCAGCCTGTCGACTTCATCCGCCGCCCGGTCGGCGCGCAGGCGCCAGGCGTCGACCAGATGCTCGTTGAGATCGAGTTTGTCCTGCACGTCGTCGATGCTGGAACTGATGGCACCGAGCAGACCGCCCTGCACGATCGGCTCCGGTTTGGCCGGCTCTTCACTGGCCGCCGGAACGCCCGGCAGGCTGGCAGCTTGCACGGCATGGCCGCCGAACAACAGCAATGCCCCCAATAGAATCGCGATCCCGAACCTGGTCAAAACGCAGAACTCCTTGGTTGAACCTGTAAGGAACTGATCGGTTTTGGCTTGGCAAAGTTCAAGAACGCCTTGAGAGCCGCATTTCGATCTTTGCTCTCAGGTCAAATATCAAATGCCCATCCCTGTATTTTTCCACCCTCAGCAAACCCCGACACTGCGCTCCATTCAAACCTCAACCGGAGTGCCGTCATGCCCATTGCCCTGCTCGCGCTGACCCTCAGCGCATTCGCCATCGGGACGACCGAGTTCGTCATCGTTGGCCTGCTTCCCACCATCGGCGCCGATCTTGGCGTCAGTCTGCCTTCCGCCGGTCTGCTGGTCAGTCTGTATGCCCTCGGCGTAGCCATCGGTGCGCCGGTGCTGACCGCCCTCACCGGCAAAGTCCCGCGCAAACTGTTGCTGCTGTCGCTGATGGTGCTGTTCACCCTCGGCAACCTGCTGGCCTGGCTGGCGCCGAGTTATGAATCGCTGGTGCTGGCGCGGATCGTCACGGGTCTGGCCCACGGCGTGTTCTTCTCCATCGGCTCGACCATCGCCACCAGCCTGGTGCCCAAGGAAAAAGCCGCCAGTGCGATTGCGATCATGTTCACCGGCCTGACCGTGGCGCTGGTCACCGGGGTGCCGCTGGGCACGTTCATCGGTCAGCATTTCGGCTGGCGTGAAACCTTCCTCGCGGTGTCGGCACTCGGCGTGATCGCGTTCATCGGCAGCCTGCTTTACGTGCCGAACAACATCGCTCACAGCAAACCGGCGTCGCTGTTGCAGCAATTGCAGGTGCTCAAGCAACCGCGCCTGTTGCTGGTGTACGCCATGACCGCCATCGGTTACGGCGGCTCGTTCATCGCCTTCACGTTCCTGGCACCGATCCTTCAGGACCTCTCCGGCTTCAGCGCCGGCACGGTCAGCCTGGTGTTGCTGGTGTATGGCGTGTCGGTGGCCGTCGGCAATATCTGGGGCGGCAAACTGGCAGACAAACGCGGGCCGATCAGTGCCCTGAAAATCATCTTCACCCTGCTCGCCGCCGTGCTGTTCGTGCTCACCTTCACCG includes the following:
- a CDS encoding MFS transporter, yielding MPIALLALTLSAFAIGTTEFVIVGLLPTIGADLGVSLPSAGLLVSLYALGVAIGAPVLTALTGKVPRKLLLLSLMVLFTLGNLLAWLAPSYESLVLARIVTGLAHGVFFSIGSTIATSLVPKEKAASAIAIMFTGLTVALVTGVPLGTFIGQHFGWRETFLAVSALGVIAFIGSLLYVPNNIAHSKPASLLQQLQVLKQPRLLLVYAMTAIGYGGSFIAFTFLAPILQDLSGFSAGTVSLVLLVYGVSVAVGNIWGGKLADKRGPISALKIIFTLLAAVLFVLTFTAANPWLALATVLVWGAVAFGNVPGLQVYVVRQAEHHTPQAVDVASGLNIAAFNLGIAGGAWGGGLIVEHIGLIHTAWIGGMVVLVALALTALSGRLDRLGPVYADPTGGSTRVVTGH
- a CDS encoding NAD-dependent epimerase/dehydratase family protein, whose translation is MAEGPVLITGGAGFIGSHLTDALLANGHSVRILDDLSTGKRSNLPLDNPEVELIVGDVADAALVARAMQGCSAVAHLAAVASVQASVDDPVKTHQSNFIGTLNVCEAMREAGVKRVLFASSAAVYGNNGEGESIDEDTPKAPLTPYASDKLAGEHYFDFYRRQHGLEPAIFRFFNIFGPRQDPSSPYSGVISIFSERAQKGLPITVFGDGEQTRDFMYVEDLVDVLVQALEKPQVDVGAVNVGWNQATNLKQMLAALEAVVGELPPVSYGPARSGDIRHSRANNGRLLERFKCPTPTPMSVGLARLLGR
- a CDS encoding sugar nucleotide-binding protein, which gives rise to MRMRLMLLGGGNALGQALIRLGAEEDIGFLAPRPPEDGWDAASLTQLLDDTRPDALINLAYYFDWFQAETVSESRLSGQERAIERLAELCQHHNIVLVQPSSYRVFDGSRATAYSEKDEPVPLGLRGQALWRIEQSVRATCPQHVLLRFGWLLDDSPEGILGRFLARAEKPDELLLADDRRGNPTPVDDAARVIISVLKQLDCAAPLWGTYHYAGHEATTPLALGQAILSEARSLHPLAIEEPTAQAHAAREDAAEEPQHAVLACKKILHTFGIKPRAWRAALPGLLDRFYRHG
- a CDS encoding mechanosensitive ion channel family protein, coding for MTRFGIAILLGALLLFGGHAVQAASLPGVPAASEEPAKPEPIVQGGLLGAISSSIDDVQDKLDLNEHLVDAWRLRADRAADEVDRLVNQPSDRSGWSVAGDFMMLSGVWLGTFAVLTVLGSVLAKRMREGRWLRTRQRSQDLLGYLLPYTLPALICLPLTLYVSHFLSASVGRALALCFAYATSSGTFSTSMLLCVVVMFNTGHKRRAAQIIRDYCPKPLFLIGFLAALSDALTSPQIARQLGGNITSSIAVFTGLLASIIFGLLVIRLRRPVAHLIRNRPLAQRLKQPSLQESLRIFSGLWYWPIVLMVLVSAVNLIGIGEDNQKALRCALLTTVLLIGTVFLSTVLQHLFKSRRAEAIQRSSAYKERFLSLLHALLRIVIAIAFIDILGRIWGVSLIDFAQSSTVGRAISNALSSIGLIFLVTWLLWVVLDTAIQEALKPPVSKRSARQPSTRVKTILPLLRNAIKIILVVICAITTMANLGINVAPLLAGAGVVGLAIGFGSQQLVQDVITGLFIIIEDTLSIGDWVVLDSGHAGTVEGLTIRTLRLRDGKGFVHSVPFGQIKAVTNQSRQFAFAFFSVQFTYDTDVDKAIELIRQAGDSIREDPFLKYNLQGPLDVFGVDKMDLNGVVLTAQFRTVSGGQYAVSRAFNQRLKKLVDNSPWVHFAQTYPQQVLLPRRQEDEAPAAHSSVVLPAQSPTQ
- a CDS encoding DEAD/DEAH box helicase, giving the protein MNLPIPKDAALAGFHPAVSAWFSRTFATVTAAQARAWPLIRQRRSTLIAAPTGSGKTLTAFLAVLDELVHRGLETPDGLPDETLVVYVSPLKALSNDIRINLQNPLAGITEQLRQMDLPALEITTAVRTGDTPQKDRAAMRKSAPHILVTTPESLYVLLGSESGRKMLGTTRTVIVDEIHAIAAGKRGSHLALSLERLQALCTEPLTRIGLSATQKPIDAVARFLVGHERPCEIIDIGHARPRDLGIEVPPVPLSAVMANDVWELVYDRLATLAREHRTTLIFVNTRRLAERLSRHLSERLGKHAVAAHHGSLAKEFRLDAEQRLKRGELQVLIATASLELGIDIGEVDLVCQIASPRSIAGFLQRVGRSGHQVGGTPKGRLFATTRDDLIECAALLDCVRRGELDTLHIPQAPLDVLAQQIIAEVSCQEWGEDDLLALFRRAEPYARLDEKHYQALLGMLAEGYNGRQGIRSAYLHRDAVSRTLRGRRGARLTAVTSGGTIPDNADYSVLLEPQSLNIGSVNENFAVESIAGDVFQLGNTSYRILRVETGKVRVEDAQGQPPTIPFWLGEAPGRSDELSAAVARLHAQLDQLLSACPGNLQPALDWLTDTLGLNLASAEQLVDYLARARLALGALPSRDTLLMERFFDESGGTQLIIHSPFGSRINRAWGLALRKRFCRTFNFELQAAASEDAIVLSLSTSHSFELDDVWRYLHSNSAEHILIQAVLDAPLFGVRWRWNAGVALALPRYAGGRKVAPQLQRMKSEDLIASVFPDQIACLENLAGEREIPEHPLVEQTLDDCLHEAMDCEGWLQLLRRMECGEVRLIARDLPAPSPLAAEILSARPYTFLDDAPLEERRTQAVLNRRWSDPQSTDDLGALDADAIDAVREEAWPTPNSADEMHEALMSLACISGREVEANLHWRDWLNALAETGRACQLQIDPEHSLWLARERLTCLQALYPQASSALPALPGFDEAWTTDDALVEVIRARLSAFGPLPLEAIAQPLSLPPAHVHQALAQLEREGYVLRGRFTPGLTIEEWCERHLLARIHRYTVKRLRREIEPVALQDFMRFLFDWQHVSPSTRGQGSAVLPAIIGQFEGYPAAASAWDSDILPARLKDYSPSWLDDLCRSGKQVWMRLSARQKTSGTALRSTPVVLLPRSQVGLWSALAEQTPASELSPKTHKVFEALSQHGALFFDELIHEAHLLRTELEIALQELVGAGLVNADSFAGLRALITPAGKRQQRSSRRGRGAFVGGMDDAGRWALLRRGPVVENRQTPSPEALEHIAMTLLRRYGVVFWRLLEREADWLPSWRELLRTFHRLEARGEIRGGRFVSGLAGEQFALPEAIPLLREVRRRPPDGSLIAVCGVDPLNLAGTLLPGTKVPALASNRLVYRDGLPVAAEVAGKPQFWVELDQVSMEQVRSKLIRH